TGTGCTAGGCTTTATCTTATTTACTAAAAATAAATGCTGAACCATACCTTGCTTAATTTTGATCAACAACCCTGTGTAGTAGGTGGtagtatccccattttgcagataaggaaactgagattcagaaggCTAAAGGTGTTACAAAGATCAAGCACAGGTGTCCTGATTCCAAATCTCACCCTCTTTCTGCTGACCAATTAGATACCCTGTCCCTTTTCTTCTATGTGAAAATATTCTCTTAGGTCATGTTATCTTCTCTCAGGCATTTGCTCAAAGTTATTGATTGAAGGCTTGTCCCTTATTAAAGAATTTTCTCGCACCTGTGAACAATTGGGAAGTTTCTTTAGCTACAGAGAGGCCTGCAGTACTCGCATGTCAAGTTGCCCTGAGAAATTATTAGCTAATTCATTCATTTGCGCAACAAATACTGCGCATCTTCTGTATGgctagtggagtccctgggtggcgtgaacagttaagtgcttggctgctaaccaaaaggttggtagttcaaattcatccagaggcaccttggaagaaagacctggcaatctacttccaacagattagccattgaaaaccccatggagtacggttctactctgacacatgtggggtcaccaggggtcagaatcgactcaatggccactggtttggcttttttttttttttttttaagtggccaGCGCTTTTGCAGGCCTTGGATGTACTGCTGTGGAAAGACAAAGTCCCCGCTTTGTGGTGCTTCCATTCAACAGGGAGCATACTTTAGGCCACTGTAGTATAAAAAGTCTGAGATCTGGAGTCACAGGGTCTACTTTGGGTCCCAGTTCTGCTTCTCCTTGATGGACTTACCTCGGGCAGGTCACTTAGCCtctttcagcctcagttttctcgttGACAGAATGGGGAGACTGAGACCCACACAGCTTTACGAAGTTGCCTCCACAAGATAATGTGTAAGGAAGCACTCTGCAAATGTTCTCAGTGTTATTATTCATGTGGTAGTGTGCCTGACAAATTCTCAGCCATGAAATGGGATTCTAATGATACCTATCCCTTGGGTTATTGAGAGCCTTATGTCAATTAATCAACGTAAAGCAATTAGACCAATATCTGGCACACAAGCAGCACTGGCTCACTCAGTGTTAGATATTGTTACTATTCTGATGCACTTCATGCATGGGGAAAATTTAAGAAATTCTGCAGCTCGCCTTCTGCATTTCTTGACATGTTCATGGTGTCACTTATGTTTGGAGAGCTGAAAAATAGCATCATTAGAGATTTGGATTGATGGAGTGCCTACTGCCATCGGGCATCAAGCCCTGTGGCAAAATCTCAGCAAGACAAAATAATCCATCTGAGGAAGAATGTTCTAGAAGATTTTCTGTGGGACTCAGGATAGACTGTGTGGTCACCAGTTGGGCACCTTAAAAGGAATTATCTTTCCTGCTATAACCACCATTGAGGGTGGCTAAAACCCTGGCAATCAGCTAATCTACCTCCCTCTTTCTACATACTAGACAGGTAAGGCCTAGAAAGGGGAAAAGGGACCAGTCGCACAGCTCTGGTCACCTGGGCTGGAGGGTCCAAGATGGCCTGCCTCCCAAGCCTGGCAGTTGGTACTCAGGTCAGCTGGTGTGCTTCcgtaggttgttgttagttgctgtcaactcggccctaactcatggagactccatattCAGTGAAATTGGACCATtacaatccatagggttttcattggctgattttttgggaagtagattgccaggcctttcttcctggtcttagtctagaaactctgctgaaacctgttcagcatcattagcaacacacaaacttccactgacagacaggtggtagctgtgcttgaggtgcactggccagggtCTCCACGGACAGCAAGAACTATATCATTAACCACCATTGCCTCCCTGCTTTTTAATAGATCAGTCAAATGCCAGACCTCATCCTATGTCAGTTGAGAAGATGAGAGTACTAGGCATCAGGGTAGAGTGGAAGATGGACGGCTTTGGTACCAGACAGATACAAGTTTGAGTGCCAGCTTTGCCTCTTTAAACTCACTGTGTGATCTCAAGCTGGTaacctaacctctctgagtttcagttcCCTCTGTCTTGCAGCTAGACTGTAAACTCCATAAGAGTTCCctcattgtatttctttttattactgtatccccagtgcctagcagcATGTTACCTGGCACAGTAGTAGGTACTCGATATTATTAAATAAATCAGTGGCAGTTCAAGGTTGTtgtaatgagaaaataaaatatatatatatatgtgtgtgtgaagcTTCTAGGAAAATGCCTGGCATGTAGAAAAGTGATTGATAAACTATATCATTTTTCTACAAAGGACATATGGTGGAACAAAGAACAAGAATATTTGAGGCCGCTAATGGAGAATTAAAAGTGGAGACTTAGGCCATTTACGTTATTAGTTGGCTGCCTCTCGATGGCCTGTGTTTGTAGATACGGCCAAGTGGAAGTGTTTTCCACAAGTACTGAGCTCTTCTTCCTCTTGTGTCTCCTCTGCAGCTGGAGCTCTCCAACACCGCCATTTTGCACCAGATGAGGCGGGACCAGGTCACAGACACATGCCGAGCCAACAGCGCCGTGAGCCGCAAGCGACGGGTCCTGACCCCCAACGACCTGAAGCATTTGGTGGTAGATGAGGACCACGAGCTCATCTACTGCTACGTGCCCAAGGTGGCATGTACCAACTGGAAGCGGCTCATGATGGTCCTGACGGGGCGGGGGAAGTACAGTGACCCCATGGAGATCCCGGCCAACGAGGCCCACGTCTCCGCCAACCTGAAGACCCTGAACCAGTACAGCATCCCAGAAATCAACCACCGCTTGAAAAGCTACATGAAGTTCCTGTTTGTCCGTGAGCCCTTTGAGAGGCTGGTGTCAGCCTACCGCAACAAGTTCACCCAGAAGTACAACACCTCCTTCCACAAGCGATATGGCACCAAGATCATCAAGCGCCAGCGGAAGAACGCCACCCAGGAGGCCCTGCGCAAAGGGGATGATGTCAAGTTTGAGGAGTTTGTGGCCTATCTCATCGACCCACACACCCAACGGGAGGAGCCGTTCAACGAACACTGGCAAACCGTCTATTCTCTCTGCCATCCGTGCCACATCCATTATGACCTCGTGGGCAAGTATGAGACACTGGAAGAGGATTCTAATTATGTCTTGCAGCTGGCAGGAGTGGGCAGCTACCTGAAGTTCCCCACCTACGCAAAGTCTACGAGAACTACTGATGAAATGACCACAGGATTCTTCCAGAACATAAGCTCAGAGCACCAAACGCAGCTGTACGAAGTCTACAAACTCGATTTTTTAATGTTCAATTACTCAGTGCCAAGTTACCTGAAATTGGAATAAAGGggatggggagagggagagaatcatgctttttaatttaagatttttatttgTCAAAAAGAAATATATGGATATTGGGTTATTTTGTAAATTAATATTTCTTTGGGGATGATGCTGCGAGCAGCATGGTGAGAATTATTTAAAATCCTTGGTAGGGAAGGACAGCTGTCTTAGCAGGGGAATTGGACGGGTGTCCTTGTTTTTGGAAGTGAATACTGCAACACTGTCTCAGAGGTTTCCTTGTGTTCTGGTGAAGTCCATGAATTGTGCATTCCATAAATTCTAATTAATATTATTTATAGTTATTTAAACGTGGTCtctgtatagatttttttttttcatggcagcAAAATCCTAATGTCTTTGCAGAAGAGATCTATGTTTTGTACTTTGCTTGCTACAGCTCGTATGGGGGCACGAATATTTTTCTTACTAACCTCTTACAGAGTCATTGTGTGATAATGACCGTTGTGATGTGTACTGATGCCACCATATTGGAAattctgatataaataaataggtTGCTCGTGCACTTAGAAAGAGGCATCTTTGCAAGGGACTAACTCAAAACCAATTTCAATCGACCTAAAAGTCCCTTGCAGtaaagaaatgtaatttttttttttttaaacccaaagAGAGAGCTGATTGTAGCATTTCTTCTTTCACCAGAATTAGCAATCTGATAGATTATGCTTTTCCACAGAAATTTTTAACTGGCAGTGCCAGTTGTGATGAAGGTGAAGTGGCCATTGCTTtacatccaacaaatatttattgaacacctactatgtgctaggcccaattctgggcactggggatacagcattGGACAAAACCCATAgtctctgccctcaagaagctttaCGTGGACACAGAGCATCTAACTCCACAATTAATAAACCCTTAACATTCATGGATTTAACATGAGGTTTGAATTATTCAGGAACAACTGCAGAAGGTCCGGGACCCCAAAAAGTTTGcctttttgggggggcacaaatttgaaaaccacatGCTTGGAGCCGGCCACTTAACTCGGTGAGTGATCCAAGCTCATTGCCCAAGATAAAAGGCACTTCCAACTTATTGGGAGTGTCTGCCTTTAAAGTCCCAGAAAGGATATGCCAGACACAGGCATGGAAGAGTGCTGGGATTGATTAGCAATGTCTGCCttgggagagggaaggggaataGGAATATTTGCAAGTGCTTCCCACTGTCATCTCCAGCCCAGTATCCACATCCCCATGTAGAAGTGTTGGTTTATTCCTTGCCACATAAAAGTGAAATGCAGAGGCGGGACTCGTACATGTGGGGATTTGCAGTGATCTGGCATCTATCCCTCATGAAGGTCAAGGATGGGCTATTTGTCCACACGCACACCCCTCCAAGTTCTCCAAAGGCTGAGAGACCAACCACACCTCCGTGGCTGCTGTGTATGAGCAGCAAGGACAACTCTCCATGCCCCTGATCCTCCTGAAGGCTGGACGCTTTCCACATCCTGTTCCTTGCTAATAAACATCTACAGATGCTTCTCATTTCCAGCCATTTCCCACGACTCTCGGTTGAAGTTTGAGCCACATCCCTCTTACAGCTAGCTAGTGAATGAGTTGGTAGCAGATActgtaaataataacaataataataatgataataatagttctaataatagtgggtgggatgggatgggatgtgGGTAAGTTTTGCTTATTGGTTTGTTTTTGATGCAGTATATAGCAAAGGGGCCAGAAGAAtattctaaacaaacaaaaaatgaataatttattcacAGAAACTATTAAAATTGTATTGTAAAGCTCACAGCCAGCTCAGTGAGCAGCAGCTGCCACATCTCACCgaggaaattattttatttaatgtgaGGGAGGTGTGCATCAGAGAGAATGTTGAAGCTATTTATAAAATGTTGCGTACCTTCTTCCAAGCTCTCTCCCCTTGGTGAAGGGCACAGCAGCCATAACCTTGATGGATAGAGATTTATGTAACGTGTTTTCCCAGGTGAAGTGACAGACTGTAGGCTGTCCCTGGAATTGGGAATCTGATCCCTATTTCCAGTCAAGAGATGCTGTCCTCAGATATAGGGCTTCTGTTGACCCCACAAACTGTACAGTATTTCCTAGTGTGTGTTCTATAGAACATAGGTCCTAGGGAACATCAAATTGGTGTGATGCAAAATAAGGATTTTGTGGTCAAATACTCCTGGGAAGCCAAGTTACGTCCGTTTCCTTTCTGCAGGACTTTGGAGCCTTGTGTGTGTGCTGTGCATAGTGAATCCCCAAGACCATCACTGAGTCAGTAGCATTTCTTGAACTTACGCGGCCAGGCTACTCTATTTTGCAGATCATCTCACAGAGCTAACGTGCCTCAGAATATACTTTGGTTAGGTTGATTTAGCACATCTGAGGTGTTCAAGGATCAAAACTGCCTCCCCATCCCCtttccaaaaaatgaaacaaagcagcACCAGAGTCTCCATCTGGTTTATAGCAAAAGAGGTACTTTATCAAATGAATTAAACTTAAGTGCAATGGTTCTAATCCTGGATACTCCCGTGGGCCACGATTCCATCCCTCCCAAATGGAGTGGATGAAAGCCTTGGGTGGTGTGGACGGAAGGAGGGAGCTGGAGTGGGGCATAAGGCCACAGAGTGTCGCCCCCCGCCCCACTCCTCAAGCTTTAAAGGATGCTCACCTGGAACAGAGTGGTCTCAATCCTTGACGAATGCCTCTTCAGTTCCACAGTTTGAAAACTGTTCACTGTGTGCTTTTGTGGTTTTTCAATGGACATTCGTGTAGACTTCCTGAGTTTCACGTTTCCACATCAACCTTCGATCAGTTGTGCAAGCTTGCTCACTGTGGTGTGCAGACCGACTTCTTTCATCTGTCTTCTCTCGCTAAGTAAGAAAGATTGTCCTTCAGGGGACCCTCCATCCGTATGTTTTTGAAATGAGAGACTTTCTCCCAGTATTTTCGTTTTGTGttcacattttattttctaatggcATAGATACTTAAAAAAATTGATACCTAACCGTTTTTCAGAATCTAGAAAGTATTGTgtccttgatttaaaaaaaaaaatccattggtgGAAATGTGCCTGGAAAACAAAAGTTCGTGTTCTTAAGAGAAATGTTTGAAAACGCTTTCTATACCATGCTTAGCTGGAGAAAAGTACAGGCAGGTGTCCTATCTCCGAGCCACTTTTCAAAGGTGCTGCCATGTTTTTAAAAACCAGGTACAGTCAGGGTAGTATTTGCAATGACATTCCTGCTTACCTATCCCTTTGGTTGGAAATTTCTTATTAGTCGCAGAGTTTGAATTGCTGCAGCTTCTCCAGTCACCCCCCTCAGCCCTCCCCAGCTGGTCTGGGAAGAAGGGCAGCCCCAGACCTACGGTCTCTCAGAGGGaacttccttcctccctgcccacCAGGTAAGCATCCCTATCCTGCCTGCTCAGAATCTGGGTGCCACAGGAAAGCGGGGGCAGTGAAAACGTCAGTCGGACCTGTCCTCCTAGTGGCAAAGATGTGTAATTGCAAGGGTCTCACCGAGGGCAGGAGCACATGCTACTAAAAAGCCCCCAGAACAAAAGCGAGTCCCCAGCACATTTAGCTGGTGGGGACTTGGACTTGTGCTGAGGTAGTAGTTGCAAAAGTCCCTGTTCTAACGTTGAACGAAGCAGAGGGACCCTTTTACTGTCCTTGGTGAGTGAGTGTCCAAGCACATCTCTCAGCCCAGTCCTCTACGCAGGCATGTGCATACACGCGATCTAAGCTGCTCTGTTCTGTGCAATCCAGGTGGCCAGAATCCCTTCTTTGTCCACCTCTCTGTCAGCCGGACTGACCTCATTGCTCCCCCAAGTTCGCACAACCCGCATTTCCTCCAGCCTTTCCCCATCGCAACCAACTGGACCCCATTAACGAGCAACAGAGCCTTCTAGAACCAGCTTGACCCTTGGCAAATTTCAGTCTGCTATTCATTGTCAGGTACAGAAAGGGCTGCCCGTATTATTTTCTTAGGCGCATGCTCAGTATGGCATATTGACATTTAATTTAACATCTTTGTGaagtatgatttttttgtttttaacatattTGTATGCAGTAGAGGGCTTGTTGTAGAAAACTCTCCCTGTATCTTACTGTGCTGTTAAAGAAAGCTGAATTCCACATTGCCAACAAAAGCGTGAAATGTTCATGAACCTTCCTCCAGGAAAAGCCATTCAAGCctgattatttttctaagtaacttcaattaaattgaagaaaaaaaaacagcttctCTCTGTGTATGGTTTGTTCATAGCTCATTGACAAAAGACTGTAGGGATGGGTGGGCTATGTTCCTTAGCATATGGGGGGCCCTGCTCATGTGTATCAAAGGATGAAGAGGAAAGCTGGAGATGGGGACCCCACTGGCACACTCAGCCATGGTTAAGACTTCCACAGATCTGAGCTCTGTTTACTGGATGAATAAAAGCTTTCTTCATTCTATTTGTAGAGTGATGTGACATAAGGCCCAGTGTGATTGTATCATCTCACCACtcataaaaaaataaggaaatggagTCTCTGAGGGGTTAAATAGCCTTTGTGGCAGAGCCAATATTCAAACCCAGGTTGCTGTGGCTCTTTGCAATAAATGATGTATGTCTCTGAGTGGCTGCCATGCTACAAATTGCAGACCTACACTTCAAACCCCGATTTTCCAATTCCAAATCCACTCTTTCATGCCACAAATCCATACCCCATATAGCTTCTTTCAACTCCATCAATTGGCATTTTTAGCTTTATTGGttaaaatgattatattttaccaaagaagaaatcatactCAAAGttgtttcttttattatattttaattctttgaaGAATGTATTATCTAAGTATTTTAACACTAGAGTATTAGATTTGGAAATATATCCCATTTTTCAACTAAGCCGATATGGTTTATCGTATGTCCACTCACCAGATAGCTCTCACCACTGATGGCCTGGCTCCCCCCAGTTCTTGATGTCTGCTCGTCATTGTTCTTGCTCCAGTCCCATGTGGTTGGGAAGAGTCCAGACCATGGAGCTTAGTTTTcttaaattaatgaaaaatgCACTTTCTTTTTAATGTGGGGAATGGACATAACTTTGTCATGGCCTATCCCTGTCTCATTCAGGGCATTGTAGCAAGCCTGGACGAGAAATCTCCAGCCTTAGGTTACCCACCTCAGACTGAGACTGAAATGCCCCATGTCAAGTGGCCAGCTAATTAGTAGGTACTTCTAATGGTGCCACAAGTATCCTCAGTCTGACCACAGAAGCTCAGAAACTAAGGACCCTGTAAGCTAGAACATTACTGGAGCCAGACTGGAGCGAGGTGGTCATTAATCCACCACCAAGTGAACAAAAATGGAACCAGGCAAAGTCATTAGTGTAAGAGGACCAAGTGCCCTTTTTGGGGGGAAGAGCTTTCCTTTCTCAAGTTATGTCTTTCCTACATTTCTTGGATAAGAATAACTTTTATAAAAGATGTTCATTGATATGAGAAGATAAATAAAACGTTAACAACTGTACATCAGCCTCCAAAGGCATTGTAAACATTTTCTCAAGAAGAAGTCATGCTGTACAAATAGACTGAAAACCATTGGCCAAGAATGCAATTGAGGCATGATGTGAGGGTGGGGAAACCCAAGAGCTTGGTGAACAGAACTCTGGGGATAGCCCTCCTGAGGCACAATGCTGAGCACTGCACAAGCTGGTACTCACCTTCCTACAGGCAGACACATTGTGACCAGTGGCTGTAGTCCCCTGAGATCCTGGGATGGCTTGCAAGAAGACAAAGACTCATCTGGGGTGATGGACATCTCCACTGTAatacaaaaaaggaaatttctAGCAAGACTGatatgagaaaacaaacaaacctcccATTTAACAATCTCCCAGCACTGGCCTCTTCCCCACATGCTAACAACACAGAAGCAGAGAAAACCCAGAGGGCATGAGTGGAAGCAGCCTGCTGATTGCAAACACATACATGGCTGTGTACTGTTCACAAACATACTGCCTCAGTCTCTTCCTCTTTAAAAGAGGGAAAACAATAATGCCTGAATTGTGCTAAAGTTGTGATAAATAAGAGCCTTTGAGGTGGCTAGTCCCAGTTCATCTACCAAGGAGCTATTTGTAATGTAGAAGTAGTCACTTCTTTGTCTGGCCTTAGTTTTCTCGTCTGAAGAATAAAGGGACTGAGCTAGAACTGTGGTTTTcaaagtttcattttttaaatgggcttCTTAAAAATCATTTGTATGCTGAACACTCATATGTAAAACAGACGAAGCAAAGATGCTGTGACTGAATAAAATTTGAGGGCCAACTCAACCTCTTTTCTCCCATAAAGTCCTAAAACCTTCAGCAGTCCCTTAAGGTTCTGAGGAacacagtttgagaaccactaaatTAGAGGAT
The DNA window shown above is from Elephas maximus indicus isolate mEleMax1 chromosome 4, mEleMax1 primary haplotype, whole genome shotgun sequence and carries:
- the CHST11 gene encoding carbohydrate sulfotransferase 11 isoform X3, with the translated sequence MRRNPFGVDICCRKGSRSPLQELYNPTQLELSNTAILHQMRRDQVTDTCRANSAVSRKRRVLTPNDLKHLVVDEDHELIYCYVPKVACTNWKRLMMVLTGRGKYSDPMEIPANEAHVSANLKTLNQYSIPEINHRLKSYMKFLFVREPFERLVSAYRNKFTQKYNTSFHKRYGTKIIKRQRKNATQEALRKGDDVKFEEFVAYLIDPHTQREEPFNEHWQTVYSLCHPCHIHYDLVGKYETLEEDSNYVLQLAGVGSYLKFPTYAKSTRTTDEMTTGFFQNISSEHQTQLYEVYKLDFLMFNYSVPSYLKLE
- the CHST11 gene encoding carbohydrate sulfotransferase 11 isoform X1, whose amino-acid sequence is MKPALLEVMRMNRICRMVLATCLGSFILVIFYFQSMLHPVMRRNPFGVDICCRKGSRSPLQELYNPTQLELSNTAILHQMRRDQVTDTCRANSAVSRKRRVLTPNDLKHLVVDEDHELIYCYVPKVACTNWKRLMMVLTGRGKYSDPMEIPANEAHVSANLKTLNQYSIPEINHRLKSYMKFLFVREPFERLVSAYRNKFTQKYNTSFHKRYGTKIIKRQRKNATQEALRKGDDVKFEEFVAYLIDPHTQREEPFNEHWQTVYSLCHPCHIHYDLVGKYETLEEDSNYVLQLAGVGSYLKFPTYAKSTRTTDEMTTGFFQNISSEHQTQLYEVYKLDFLMFNYSVPSYLKLE
- the CHST11 gene encoding carbohydrate sulfotransferase 11 isoform X2 — protein: MKPALLEVMRMNRICRMVLATCLGSFILVIFYFQIMRRNPFGVDICCRKGSRSPLQELYNPTQLELSNTAILHQMRRDQVTDTCRANSAVSRKRRVLTPNDLKHLVVDEDHELIYCYVPKVACTNWKRLMMVLTGRGKYSDPMEIPANEAHVSANLKTLNQYSIPEINHRLKSYMKFLFVREPFERLVSAYRNKFTQKYNTSFHKRYGTKIIKRQRKNATQEALRKGDDVKFEEFVAYLIDPHTQREEPFNEHWQTVYSLCHPCHIHYDLVGKYETLEEDSNYVLQLAGVGSYLKFPTYAKSTRTTDEMTTGFFQNISSEHQTQLYEVYKLDFLMFNYSVPSYLKLE